The sequence TACCTGTAAGCCATTCCTATCATTTACCTGACACGAATCTTTTGTGGCTAAGAATATCGCCGTTGTCATTCAAGAAGATCCTCGCAAAACACACAGGCCTGTTGAAGCATTGAGGATTGCACTCGGCCTGGTTGCAGGATCGCATCAAACGACTGTGATTCTACTTGGGGAAGCTTTTCGCCTTCTCAGTGTAGATATAGACGACATCATTGATGTCGATATCCTCGAAAAATATCTCCCAGCGATCGCTCAACTCAAAGTTCCATTCATTCTCCAGTCCACAGCAGATCAACTGAAGGTCCGCGGTGAGTTTCACGTTCGCTAT is a genomic window of Candidatus Nitrospira kreftii containing:
- a CDS encoding hypothetical protein (conserved protein of unknown function) codes for the protein MAKNIAVVIQEDPRKTHRPVEALRIALGLVAGSHQTTVILLGEAFRLLSVDIDDIIDVDILEKYLPAIAQLKVPFILQSTADQLKVRGEFHVRYTSDESIGVFVRSMDNTLVF